One genomic segment of Rivularia sp. PCC 7116 includes these proteins:
- a CDS encoding NACHT domain-containing protein, which translates to MLDKLIGEIGNFAKAKLQRNEKVIILLKKFNLDPDHPPADFSGIYSYALVEYGVGKSLAILQLFREDEIQKAFHKAFDADNPNIVIEEIGKILQPDEWNILEEGIREEGIDVLHELAEFSAVFLKVVQLTRTPAEVQRDKNIANLQQELSTIKQELQQLGTLGEIRTELAKLTNLEKPHPAFGTPLLTKERGRAKQQKCKAENLAIQLHGWFKTLGYQFEKYQVWQADYFELIIKIQGRRRFDRILVRGIDGEATISDLINLRQSVKSQKTDEGWLIAARRISRAARDEVNKDENENLFCYTLDELIDETADFSNYINWLETEVKKRKIDELYVPLACSKEEIDPLTKQKIGLSRYDEQDGWIDGYVDTWIDDPAKEHLSILGEFGTGKTWFSFNYAWNALLKYKEAKQRGLSRPRLPLVILLRDYAKALDVENVMAGFFYSQHEISLNSSVFEQLNRMGKLLLIFDGFDEMAARVDKQQMVNNFWELAKVVVPGAKVILTCRTEHFPEAKQGRSLLNAELRASVANLTAESPQFEVLELEKFSDEQIRQVFSHVVNTSTVDKVMHNPQLLDLARRPVMSDLILEALPDIEAGKPVDMSRVYLYAVRRKMERDIKSERTFTSLADKMYFLCEIAWEMLSNDQMSLNYRLFPDRIRRLFGDAVEEQKDLDHWHYDMMGQTMLVRNADGNYTPAHRSLLEFFVAYKFAGELGVLADDFLEVVRKNFGGEQETLALEFCETKSLSQQFSWGEYFQSYREKTIALEKFEFKSEPLEKLRNTVGRSPLTKAVLDLLVGMVDQDSVGDKLLEVIKETKGKSEGEVGYVGGNAATVLVKVDNCAIEDTDLSGAIVKGGDFRDTSLLYVNFQNTNLANCEFTKPFGMILSLAFSPDDKLLVTGGADGEIRMWELESGKQILNFRGHNDWVSSVAFNFDGKIIASCSHSSAIKLWDSKTGECLKILRGHTNKVRQIAFDSNSTILASCSDNRIIKLWDVSTEKCINTLRGHTGRIWTVAIAPNNKIVASGSYDSSVKIWDILTGDCLQTLHEHDHRVISVVFSHDSKILASGSKDKIIKIWDINTGKCIKNLIGHTKTIRSLVFSKDNQTLFSASSDSTIKVWSINDGKCLKTITGHKNRIRTIALNSKDTVLVSCSDDQTIKLWHTNTGECLQALQGCKHWVASVTVSPDGKTIISGSNNQKIKFWYIKTGRCFRTIRGHDKWISSVTISPDSRIIASGSGDRTVKIWDFNTGNCLKAFQAHINPVSDVTFSNDGLTLASTSHDQTIKLWDVKNGKCLHTFQGHTDWVNSVVFSRDGKTVISNSNDCTIKLWHINTGKCIKTLQGHDAAIWSVAVATDGTTIASGSRNGIIKIWDIHSGKCLKTLQDNHCGIESVQFSHDGLLLAASSIDQTINIWNAATGEFIKTLKGHKNRVTSVAFTPDDKFLVSGSYDGTIKIWNIQTGECIKTLSNKPYANMNITNATGLTPEQKSSLKALGAIEQ; encoded by the coding sequence ATGCTTGACAAGCTTATCGGTGAAATCGGCAACTTTGCCAAAGCTAAATTACAACGCAACGAGAAGGTTATTATACTACTCAAAAAATTTAATCTCGATCCAGATCATCCACCAGCAGATTTTTCGGGTATTTATAGTTATGCTTTGGTTGAGTATGGGGTAGGGAAGTCGCTGGCAATTTTACAGCTTTTTCGGGAAGACGAAATTCAAAAAGCATTTCATAAAGCTTTCGATGCTGATAATCCCAATATTGTTATTGAAGAAATTGGCAAGATTCTTCAACCCGATGAGTGGAATATTTTAGAGGAAGGAATTCGGGAAGAGGGAATTGATGTATTGCACGAATTAGCCGAATTTAGCGCGGTTTTCCTCAAGGTTGTGCAATTAACTCGAACTCCCGCAGAGGTTCAAAGAGATAAGAATATTGCTAACTTGCAGCAAGAGTTATCAACAATTAAGCAAGAGTTGCAGCAATTAGGAACTCTTGGCGAAATTCGTACTGAGCTTGCTAAGTTAACTAATTTGGAGAAACCTCACCCCGCCTTCGGCACCCCTCTCCTTACTAAGGAGAGGGGAAGGGCTAAACAACAAAAATGCAAAGCTGAAAATTTAGCCATACAGTTACACGGTTGGTTTAAAACCCTCGGCTATCAATTTGAAAAATATCAAGTTTGGCAAGCTGATTATTTTGAATTGATTATCAAAATCCAAGGTAGAAGACGCTTCGATAGGATTTTGGTGAGGGGAATTGATGGAGAAGCAACAATCAGCGATTTAATCAATTTACGTCAATCTGTAAAATCGCAAAAAACCGACGAAGGCTGGTTAATCGCTGCACGTCGGATTTCTCGGGCTGCAAGAGATGAAGTAAATAAAGACGAAAACGAAAATTTATTTTGCTATACCCTTGACGAACTTATCGACGAAACCGCCGATTTTAGCAACTATATCAACTGGCTGGAAACTGAAGTTAAGAAACGTAAGATTGACGAGTTATACGTTCCTTTAGCCTGTAGCAAAGAAGAAATTGACCCTTTAACCAAACAAAAAATCGGTTTGAGCCGCTACGACGAACAAGACGGATGGATAGATGGTTACGTCGATACGTGGATAGATGACCCTGCAAAGGAGCATCTCTCTATTTTAGGGGAATTTGGTACGGGAAAAACATGGTTTTCATTTAATTATGCTTGGAATGCACTTTTGAAATATAAGGAAGCTAAACAAAGGGGATTGTCACGCCCTCGTTTACCGTTGGTTATCTTGCTCCGAGATTACGCCAAAGCCTTGGATGTAGAAAACGTCATGGCGGGATTTTTCTATTCCCAACATGAAATCAGCTTAAATAGCTCCGTCTTTGAACAACTCAACCGCATGGGCAAACTGTTGCTCATATTTGACGGTTTCGATGAAATGGCAGCCAGAGTTGATAAACAGCAGATGGTAAACAACTTTTGGGAATTAGCTAAGGTAGTGGTTCCCGGAGCCAAAGTTATACTAACCTGTCGTACCGAACATTTCCCCGAAGCCAAGCAGGGAAGGAGTTTATTAAATGCCGAATTACGTGCATCAGTAGCCAATTTAACCGCCGAATCTCCGCAGTTTGAAGTGTTGGAATTAGAGAAATTCAGCGACGAACAAATAAGACAGGTATTTTCTCACGTCGTTAATACCAGCACCGTAGACAAAGTAATGCACAATCCTCAACTTCTAGATTTAGCACGTCGTCCGGTGATGAGCGACTTAATTTTAGAAGCATTACCAGATATCGAAGCCGGTAAACCTGTTGATATGTCGCGGGTTTATTTGTATGCCGTGCGTCGGAAAATGGAAAGGGATATTAAATCGGAAAGAACATTTACATCGTTAGCAGATAAAATGTATTTCCTTTGCGAAATCGCTTGGGAAATGCTTTCCAACGACCAAATGAGCTTGAATTATCGGTTATTCCCCGATAGAATCCGGCGTTTATTCGGCGATGCTGTGGAGGAACAAAAAGACTTAGACCACTGGCATTATGACATGATGGGTCAAACAATGCTCGTGCGGAATGCCGACGGTAATTATACTCCAGCCCATCGTTCGTTGTTGGAGTTTTTCGTTGCTTATAAATTCGCTGGGGAATTGGGAGTTTTAGCAGATGATTTTTTAGAAGTCGTCAGAAAAAACTTTGGTGGGGAGCAAGAAACCCTAGCGCTAGAGTTTTGCGAAACTAAATCGTTATCGCAACAGTTTTCTTGGGGAGAATATTTTCAAAGTTATAGGGAGAAAACTATAGCGCTAGAGAAATTTGAATTTAAAAGCGAACCCTTGGAGAAATTAAGGAATACTGTTGGGCGATCGCCATTAACGAAAGCAGTTTTAGATTTATTGGTGGGGATGGTTGATCAGGATAGCGTTGGGGATAAGTTGTTAGAGGTTATTAAGGAGACGAAGGGGAAGAGTGAGGGGGAGGTTGGTTATGTTGGGGGGAATGCTGCGACGGTTTTGGTGAAGGTGGATAACTGTGCAATTGAAGATACAGACTTATCTGGTGCAATTGTTAAAGGTGGTGATTTTAGAGATACCAGCTTGCTTTATGTGAATTTCCAAAATACAAATTTAGCTAATTGCGAATTTACAAAACCTTTTGGCATGATTTTATCTTTAGCATTTAGTCCAGATGATAAATTGCTTGTCACTGGTGGTGCTGATGGTGAAATTCGTATGTGGGAATTAGAATCAGGTAAACAAATTCTCAACTTTAGAGGGCATAATGATTGGGTAAGTTCAGTTGCTTTTAATTTTGATGGCAAAATTATTGCAAGTTGCTCTCACTCTAGTGCGATAAAACTATGGGATTCAAAAACTGGAGAATGCTTAAAAATATTACGAGGACATACTAATAAAGTACGTCAAATAGCTTTTGATTCAAACAGTACTATTCTTGCAAGTTGTAGCGATAACAGAATAATAAAACTTTGGGATGTTAGTACGGAAAAATGTATTAATACCTTACGAGGACATACTGGTAGAATCTGGACGGTAGCAATAGCTCCTAATAATAAAATTGTGGCTAGTGGCAGTTATGATTCTTCTGTAAAAATTTGGGATATTCTTACCGGAGATTGTCTTCAAACTCTACACGAACATGACCACCGCGTGATTTCAGTTGTGTTTAGCCACGATAGCAAAATCCTAGCGAGCGGTAGTAAAGATAAAATTATCAAAATCTGGGATATTAATACTGGAAAATGTATTAAAAACTTAATTGGTCATACTAAGACAATTCGTTCTCTAGTTTTTAGCAAAGATAATCAAACTCTTTTTAGTGCAAGCAGTGATAGTACAATTAAAGTCTGGTCTATTAATGATGGGAAATGCTTAAAAACAATTACAGGACATAAAAATAGAATCAGAACCATCGCTCTTAACTCAAAGGATACAGTACTTGTAAGCTGTAGCGATGACCAAACAATAAAACTTTGGCATACCAATACTGGAGAATGTTTACAAGCTTTACAAGGATGTAAACATTGGGTAGCATCCGTGACTGTTAGTCCTGATGGTAAAACTATTATTAGCGGTAGTAATAATCAAAAAATAAAATTTTGGTATATCAAAACAGGAAGATGCTTTAGAACTATTAGAGGACATGATAAGTGGATAAGCTCAGTAACTATCAGCCCTGACAGTAGAATCATTGCAAGTGGTAGTGGCGATCGCACTGTTAAAATTTGGGATTTTAATACCGGAAACTGTCTCAAAGCTTTCCAAGCACATATTAATCCAGTATCTGATGTAACGTTTAGTAATGATGGTTTAACTCTGGCTAGTACAAGTCACGATCAAACTATAAAATTATGGGATGTTAAAAATGGGAAGTGTTTACACACTTTTCAAGGACATACTGATTGGGTAAATTCAGTTGTGTTTAGTCGTGATGGGAAAACAGTAATTAGTAACAGTAACGATTGCACTATAAAACTTTGGCATATAAATACAGGAAAATGCATCAAGACTTTACAAGGACATGATGCTGCTATATGGTCAGTTGCAGTAGCTACTGATGGTACGACTATAGCCAGTGGTAGTAGGAATGGCATAATTAAAATATGGGATATTCATAGTGGTAAATGCTTGAAAACTTTGCAAGATAATCATTGTGGAATAGAGTCAGTACAATTTAGCCACGATGGTTTATTGCTTGCTGCTAGCAGTATTGACCAAACAATAAATATATGGAATGCTGCTACAGGTGAATTTATTAAAACATTAAAAGGTCATAAAAATAGAGTTACCTCAGTTGCTTTTACTCCAGATGATAAATTCCTAGTTAGCGGAAGCTACGACGGAACCATAAAAATCTGGAACATCCAAACAGGTGAATGCATAAAAACCCTCAGCAACAAACCCTACGCCAACATGAACATCACCAACGCTACAGGATTAACCCCAGAACAAAAATCTTCACTCAAAGCATTAGGAGCAATTGAACAGTGA
- the aqpZ gene encoding aquaporin Z, with product MPLTKRCLAEFIGTFWLVFGGCGSAVLAAGFIADAATIGNQIAFPLGIGLVGVSLAFGLTVMTMAYAIGHISGCHLNPAVSIGLAVAKRFPSRELPMYMGAQVFGAVAGAGILALIATGNPEFSLVDSGFAANGFGEHSPGNYTLLSCFVAEFICTFMFLMIILGATDNRAPAALAPMAIGLGLTLIHLISIPVTNTSVNPARSLAPALFVGGWAIAQLWLFWVAPILGAIAAGFVYSNVFDAPKVEEVERDLSGVRG from the coding sequence ATGCCACTAACTAAACGGTGTTTAGCTGAGTTTATCGGTACTTTTTGGCTTGTATTCGGTGGATGCGGTAGTGCAGTTTTGGCTGCTGGATTCATTGCTGATGCTGCAACAATAGGTAACCAAATTGCATTCCCCCTCGGTATTGGATTGGTAGGTGTTTCGCTAGCATTTGGTTTAACTGTAATGACAATGGCTTATGCTATTGGACATATTTCTGGTTGCCATTTAAATCCAGCAGTTTCTATAGGCTTAGCAGTTGCGAAACGTTTCCCTTCAAGGGAATTACCCATGTATATGGGCGCTCAAGTATTTGGTGCAGTCGCAGGTGCTGGAATACTAGCGTTAATAGCTACTGGTAATCCTGAATTCAGCCTAGTTGACAGCGGTTTTGCAGCTAATGGTTTCGGCGAGCATTCTCCAGGAAACTATACATTGTTGTCTTGTTTTGTTGCTGAATTCATTTGTACCTTCATGTTTTTAATGATTATCTTAGGTGCAACAGATAATCGCGCTCCAGCAGCTTTAGCACCAATGGCAATTGGTTTGGGTTTAACTCTGATTCATTTAATTAGCATTCCCGTTACCAATACATCCGTAAATCCCGCTCGTAGTTTAGCTCCAGCTTTATTTGTTGGTGGTTGGGCGATCGCACAATTATGGTTGTTTTGGGTTGCGCCAATTTTAGGAGCAATAGCGGCTGGATTCGTTTATTCAAATGTTTTTGATGCTCCGAAAGTTGAAGAAGTAGAAAGAGATTTATCTGGAGTTAGAGGTTAA